A genomic region of Enterococcus sp. 12C11_DIV0727 contains the following coding sequences:
- the ychF gene encoding redox-regulated ATPase YchF yields MALTAGIVGLPNVGKSTLFNAITKAGAEAANYPFATIDPNVGMVEVPDERLLRLTELVKPKKTVPTTFEFTDIAGIVKGASKGEGLGNQFLSHIRQVDAICHVVRCFDDDNITHVEGRVDPLADIDTINLELVLADLDSITKRYTRVAKIAKTKDKDAVAELAVLDKLKPVLEEGLSARTIEFTEDEQKIVKSLFLLTAKPILYVANVSEDEVADSDNNPYVQQVRTFAANEQAEVIVVCARAEEEIAELDDEDKADFLEALGIEESGLDQLIRAAYDLLGLATYFTAGEQEVRAWTFRKGIKAPQAAGIIHTDFERGFIRAETVSFDDLNTYGNMQAAKEAGKVRLEGKEYIVQDGDVMLFRFNV; encoded by the coding sequence ATGGCATTAACAGCTGGAATCGTAGGTTTACCTAACGTAGGAAAATCTACCCTTTTTAACGCAATTACAAAAGCAGGAGCAGAGGCAGCAAATTACCCGTTTGCAACAATTGATCCGAATGTGGGTATGGTTGAAGTACCAGATGAGCGCTTGCTGCGTTTAACAGAGTTAGTGAAACCTAAAAAAACAGTACCAACAACTTTTGAGTTTACGGATATCGCTGGAATCGTAAAAGGCGCAAGTAAAGGTGAAGGTTTAGGAAATCAATTTTTAAGCCATATTCGTCAAGTAGACGCTATTTGTCATGTAGTACGTTGCTTTGATGATGATAATATTACCCACGTAGAAGGGCGTGTAGATCCGTTAGCAGATATTGATACCATTAATTTGGAGTTAGTGTTAGCTGACCTAGATTCTATTACAAAACGCTATACACGTGTGGCTAAGATTGCTAAGACAAAAGATAAAGATGCAGTAGCAGAGCTGGCTGTATTGGACAAGCTTAAACCGGTTTTAGAAGAAGGTCTTTCTGCTCGTACGATCGAATTTACGGAAGATGAGCAAAAAATCGTTAAAAGCTTATTCTTATTGACAGCAAAACCAATTCTCTATGTAGCCAATGTTTCAGAAGATGAAGTAGCAGATTCAGATAATAATCCTTATGTTCAACAAGTGCGGACTTTTGCAGCAAATGAACAAGCGGAAGTAATCGTAGTTTGTGCGCGTGCTGAAGAAGAAATTGCTGAATTAGATGATGAAGATAAAGCAGATTTCTTAGAAGCACTAGGAATTGAAGAATCTGGTTTAGATCAACTGATTCGTGCTGCCTATGATTTATTAGGATTGGCAACTTACTTTACGGCAGGTGAGCAAGAAGTACGTGCCTGGACTTTCCGTAAAGGAATCAAAGCACCTCAAGCAGCTGGAATCATTCATACGGACTTTGAACGTGGATTTATTCGTGCAGAGACTGTTTCGTTTGATGACTTGAACACCTATGGTAATATGCAAGCAGCTAAAGAAGCAGGTAAAGTTCGTTTAGAAGGAAAAGAATATATTGTACAAGATGGCGATGTTATGCTTTTCCGCTTCAATGTATAG
- the guaB gene encoding IMP dehydrogenase, whose product MSNWETKFAKKGLTFDDVLLIPAESHVLPNEVDMSIQLAKNIKLNIPLISASMDTVTDSKMAISMARQGGLGVIHKNMSIAQQADEVRKVKRSESGVIIDPFFLTPTNLVADAENLMSKYRISGVPIVETMENRKLVGIITNRDMRFVTDYQMKIDEVMTKDNLVTAPVGTSLKDAEKILQKHKIEKLPIVDENNRLSGLITIKDIEKVIEFPNAAKDEHGRLLAAAAVGVTSDTFERAEALLEAGVDAIIIDTAHGHSAGVIRKIKEIRDTFPEATLIAGNIATAEGAKALYDVGVDVVKVGIGPGSICTTRVVAGVGVPQLTAIYDAASVARKYGKSIIADGGIKYSGDIVKALAAGGHAVMLGSMLAGTDESPGEFEIYQGRRFKTYRGMGSLGAMEKGSSDRYFQGGVNEANKLVPEGIEGRVAYKGSVSDIVFQMIGGLKSGMGYVGAANLKQLREEAQFIQMSGNGLKESHPHDVQITKEAPNYSVEQ is encoded by the coding sequence ATGTCTAACTGGGAAACAAAATTTGCGAAAAAGGGTCTTACATTTGATGATGTTTTATTAATTCCGGCAGAAAGTCATGTGCTACCTAATGAAGTGGATATGAGTATCCAACTAGCAAAAAATATTAAGTTGAATATTCCTCTAATCAGTGCAAGTATGGATACTGTAACAGATAGTAAAATGGCGATTTCAATGGCTCGTCAAGGTGGTTTGGGAGTTATTCATAAGAATATGAGCATTGCTCAACAAGCAGACGAGGTTCGTAAAGTAAAACGTTCTGAAAGTGGCGTAATCATCGATCCATTTTTCTTAACGCCAACAAATTTAGTGGCAGATGCTGAAAACCTAATGAGTAAGTATCGTATTAGCGGCGTACCAATTGTAGAAACAATGGAAAACCGTAAATTAGTAGGGATTATTACAAACCGTGATATGCGTTTTGTAACGGATTATCAAATGAAGATCGATGAAGTGATGACAAAAGACAACTTAGTAACAGCCCCAGTTGGTACTTCTCTAAAAGATGCTGAAAAGATTTTACAAAAACATAAAATCGAAAAATTACCAATTGTTGATGAAAATAATCGTTTAAGTGGATTGATTACGATCAAGGATATTGAAAAAGTAATTGAATTCCCAAATGCAGCGAAAGATGAACATGGTCGTTTATTAGCAGCTGCAGCTGTTGGTGTAACTAGTGATACGTTTGAACGCGCGGAAGCTTTGTTGGAAGCAGGAGTAGACGCAATCATTATTGATACGGCCCATGGTCATAGTGCAGGGGTAATTCGTAAAATCAAAGAAATCCGTGATACGTTCCCAGAAGCTACGTTGATTGCTGGAAATATCGCAACGGCTGAGGGAGCTAAAGCTCTTTATGATGTCGGTGTCGATGTTGTTAAAGTTGGGATCGGTCCAGGTTCTATTTGTACGACTCGTGTTGTAGCAGGTGTGGGTGTGCCTCAATTAACAGCTATTTATGATGCAGCATCTGTTGCTCGTAAGTATGGAAAATCAATTATTGCTGATGGTGGGATTAAATATTCTGGAGATATCGTGAAAGCCTTAGCTGCTGGTGGACATGCCGTTATGTTAGGTAGTATGTTAGCTGGTACGGATGAATCACCTGGTGAATTTGAAATTTATCAAGGACGTCGCTTTAAAACATATCGCGGAATGGGTTCATTAGGCGCAATGGAAAAAGGGTCAAGTGATCGTTATTTCCAAGGTGGTGTCAATGAAGCAAATAAATTAGTGCCAGAAGGTATTGAAGGTCGCGTTGCTTATAAAGGCAGTGTCTCAGATATCGTGTTCCAAATGATCGGTGGTTTAAAATCAGGTATGGGCTATGTTGGTGCTGCAAACTTGAAGCAATTACGCGAAGAAGCACAATTTATTCAAATGAGCGGGAATGGGTTGAAAGAATCTCATCCTCATGATGTACAAATTACAAAAGAAGCTCCTAATTACTCTGTAGAACAATAA
- a CDS encoding DUF916 and DUF3324 domain-containing protein, whose product MIKKRKTLRLIRVIGIFLLSLAFLLIGSKTGMAISVKPVLPKNQHNPEATYYDIRMTPGQTQDLKLELINTSDKEQQVSLQINNATTNESGDIDYSDRSKIVARDKSLEIALKDIATTESELVIPANKTIVATVRLKMPEHQFDGMVLGGIKVVSSEKITEEKDANTKKNQAKKTYIVAVKLTETDTPVEAELNLLELISLSEANRNSLKATIQNERSMNLEDIEYVAKVYEKGSDKILQQSRLTGHRMAPNSSFTFIIDGEKQGFQAGNYKIQLTAKSYATNQEWKWDKELEITKNENKKTATSNINSEKKHIMLYTIIFIITFVILLLLLLILLISRKRKEKRYEEILYQKKKKRDRNSKKAQQNSKSKINKKARARKKKKRPASSEQIQEQGKQSK is encoded by the coding sequence ATGATTAAGAAACGAAAAACACTTCGCTTGATTAGAGTGATAGGAATTTTTCTACTATCACTGGCATTTTTATTGATTGGATCTAAAACTGGGATGGCTATTTCGGTAAAACCGGTTTTACCGAAAAATCAGCATAATCCAGAAGCAACCTATTATGATATTAGAATGACCCCAGGTCAGACTCAGGATTTGAAGCTAGAGCTGATCAATACCTCAGACAAAGAACAACAGGTTTCCTTACAAATCAATAATGCAACGACAAATGAATCTGGGGACATAGATTATTCTGATCGATCAAAAATCGTCGCGAGAGATAAGAGTTTGGAAATTGCTTTAAAAGATATTGCAACTACTGAGTCGGAATTGGTCATTCCTGCAAATAAAACGATCGTAGCAACCGTTCGTTTAAAAATGCCTGAACACCAATTTGATGGAATGGTCCTGGGCGGCATCAAAGTGGTTTCTTCAGAAAAGATAACGGAAGAAAAAGATGCCAATACTAAGAAAAATCAGGCGAAAAAAACATATATAGTCGCTGTAAAACTAACGGAGACAGACACCCCAGTTGAAGCAGAATTGAATTTGTTGGAGCTGATCTCCTTAAGTGAGGCGAATCGAAATAGTCTAAAAGCAACTATTCAAAATGAACGATCAATGAATTTAGAAGATATCGAGTATGTCGCAAAAGTTTATGAAAAAGGCTCAGATAAGATTTTGCAGCAAAGTAGGTTGACGGGCCATCGAATGGCCCCAAATTCAAGTTTTACTTTTATTATTGATGGAGAAAAGCAAGGATTTCAAGCGGGAAATTACAAAATTCAGCTGACTGCAAAATCTTACGCAACCAATCAAGAATGGAAATGGGATAAAGAACTCGAAATTACTAAAAATGAAAACAAAAAAACTGCTACATCTAATATAAACTCAGAAAAAAAACATATAATGCTATACACTATCATTTTTATAATCACATTTGTGATACTACTATTACTTTTATTGATTTTACTAATTTCGAGAAAGCGCAAAGAGAAACGCTATGAAGAAATACTATATCAAAAAAAGAAAAAGCGTGATCGGAACAGCAAAAAGGCTCAGCAAAATAGTAAGTCAAAGATAAATAAAAAAGCTAGAGCTAGGAAAAAGAAAAAACGACCTGCAAGTTCAGAACAGATACAAGAACAAGGGAAACAATCGAAATAA
- a CDS encoding DUF951 domain-containing protein, whose translation MYDLGDIVEMKKPHACQANRWEITRMGADIKIKCTNCGHIVMMTRRDFEKKMKKILEKKLIKDSE comes from the coding sequence ATGTATGATCTTGGTGATATTGTAGAAATGAAAAAGCCCCATGCTTGTCAGGCAAATCGTTGGGAAATTACCCGAATGGGCGCCGACATTAAAATAAAATGTACGAACTGCGGTCATATCGTTATGATGACACGCCGTGATTTTGAAAAAAAGATGAAGAAAATTTTGGAAAAAAAACTAATAAAGGATAGTGAATGA
- a CDS encoding polysaccharide deacetylase family protein, with product MERNNHPQGTRNSRRNKKKHVFSKKLAFVSILTVSFILIGGGVYATYAMQHKPKEANELEDNSYFEQKDAALLAKIRESQKNEALESTEQEKTNGNIQTLTYEPAASDSIPQLVAIKTELTALMTAAEKDSSKKTAIKLVGHIKMLKITEQVIGYQPVVDTYTWDYNDEDWSEKTEMGKNTAFVNQKTKQPLTLQDIFMGEANMLAVQQIIEQKLLSESPDGNAIIDSILNMPKISLEGTAFTYHADSISLGLPENPTGKKEITLPYKDIASYVNPEFVDPAAIKDALPEPLDPNKKYISLTFDDGPNPETTPRLLDILKEKGVKATFFMLGQNVVKHEALVKRVADEGHEVASHSYSHPQLTGVDAQRVTDEVQKTDKAIYHAIGKLPTDFRPPYGAVNKDVAKIIGKPIIQWSVDSQDWQSHNAQAIIKRIDDTAYNDTIVLMHDIHPETVDAVSTVIDHLRGAGYEILPSKALLGNKAKPLHMYYGSKDERPVQ from the coding sequence ATGGAGAGAAATAATCACCCACAAGGAACCAGAAACAGCCGCCGCAACAAAAAGAAACACGTTTTTTCAAAAAAATTAGCATTTGTATCAATTTTAACCGTTTCTTTTATTTTAATTGGTGGTGGTGTTTATGCTACGTACGCAATGCAGCATAAACCAAAAGAAGCCAATGAACTTGAAGACAATAGTTATTTTGAACAAAAAGATGCGGCACTGCTAGCAAAAATTCGAGAATCTCAAAAAAATGAGGCGCTTGAAAGTACTGAGCAAGAAAAAACGAACGGCAATATTCAAACACTGACCTATGAACCTGCTGCATCTGACTCTATCCCTCAATTAGTAGCGATCAAAACTGAATTGACCGCTTTGATGACCGCGGCTGAAAAAGACAGCTCAAAAAAAACTGCCATCAAGCTTGTCGGTCACATAAAAATGCTTAAAATCACTGAACAAGTGATTGGTTATCAACCAGTTGTTGACACGTATACTTGGGATTATAATGATGAAGATTGGTCTGAGAAAACCGAAATGGGTAAAAATACAGCGTTTGTTAATCAAAAGACCAAACAACCGCTGACACTACAGGATATTTTCATGGGTGAAGCCAATATGTTGGCTGTTCAACAAATCATTGAACAAAAGCTACTCTCTGAAAGTCCAGATGGTAATGCTATTATCGATAGTATTCTCAACATGCCTAAGATTTCTTTAGAGGGAACTGCATTCACCTACCATGCTGATTCAATTAGCTTAGGCTTACCGGAAAATCCTACTGGTAAAAAAGAAATCACATTGCCTTACAAAGATATTGCCAGTTATGTAAATCCTGAATTTGTTGACCCAGCTGCTATCAAAGATGCTTTACCCGAACCACTAGACCCAAATAAAAAATACATTTCATTAACGTTTGATGATGGTCCAAACCCGGAAACAACACCTAGACTTCTAGATATTCTAAAAGAAAAAGGCGTTAAGGCAACTTTCTTTATGTTAGGACAAAACGTCGTCAAACATGAAGCCCTTGTAAAACGAGTAGCCGATGAAGGTCACGAAGTAGCTAGTCACTCATACTCACATCCTCAATTAACTGGTGTTGATGCACAAAGAGTGACAGATGAAGTCCAAAAAACGGATAAAGCCATTTATCATGCTATTGGCAAACTACCTACTGATTTTAGACCACCTTATGGGGCTGTCAACAAAGATGTAGCGAAAATCATTGGGAAGCCGATCATTCAATGGTCTGTAGATTCACAAGACTGGCAAAGTCACAATGCTCAAGCTATCATTAAACGGATTGATGATACTGCTTATAACGATACAATTGTTTTAATGCATGATATTCATCCTGAAACAGTAGATGCAGTATCTACTGTGATTGACCATCTACGTGGAGCAGGTTATGAAATTTTACCTTCTAAAGCATTATTAGGGAACAAAGCAAAACCTTTGCATATGTATTATGGTTCTAAAGATGAACGTCCTGTGCAATAA
- a CDS encoding tyrosine-type recombinase/integrase, with product MMARRGENIYKRKDGRWEGRYIKGRQKNGKIHYGYIYGYKYSEVKHLLILKKYEKQTNTSKNLLPYEGQLADWTNYWLDTFVRPKVKSSTYASYKNKMDVHVLSRIGSVKLQKLKQADIDSLLKKMETQLKASSIRSIFSVLKNCLGKAVSLKLLTENPCLGLDLPKTRKKTVQALSIKDQAKLVKEISTSQKFFSIMLALQTGLRIGEICGLKWEDIDFENNTLGVNRTVLRVQVEDKGGRKTEIVEVTPKSSNSQRKVPITKALRKKLLELQKVSTSDYVISNKHKALEPRTIAYRFQIIRKKIGLEGFSFHSLRHTFATRCLEAGGNIATISSLLGHSSTKMTLDCYTNSFFTEERQLVEKLEFF from the coding sequence ATGATGGCAAGAAGAGGAGAAAATATCTATAAAAGAAAAGATGGTCGTTGGGAAGGTCGATACATAAAAGGGAGACAAAAAAACGGGAAGATCCATTATGGTTATATCTATGGTTACAAGTATTCTGAGGTAAAACACCTACTCATTTTGAAAAAATATGAAAAACAAACGAATACTAGTAAAAACTTGCTTCCTTATGAAGGGCAATTAGCAGATTGGACAAATTATTGGTTAGATACTTTCGTTCGGCCAAAAGTAAAAAGTAGTACATATGCTAGCTATAAAAATAAGATGGATGTCCATGTATTATCAAGGATCGGTTCGGTAAAATTACAAAAACTAAAACAAGCAGACATTGACAGTTTACTCAAAAAAATGGAGACACAGTTAAAAGCAAGCTCGATTCGGTCAATATTCTCAGTACTGAAAAACTGTTTAGGTAAAGCAGTATCATTAAAATTATTGACAGAAAATCCATGTTTGGGATTGGATCTTCCAAAAACGAGGAAAAAAACAGTCCAGGCCCTATCTATTAAAGACCAAGCTAAGCTAGTCAAAGAAATTAGCACTAGCCAGAAATTTTTTTCTATTATGCTGGCTTTACAGACAGGATTACGGATTGGGGAGATATGCGGACTGAAATGGGAAGATATCGATTTTGAAAACAATACATTAGGAGTCAATCGAACAGTGCTCAGAGTGCAGGTAGAAGATAAGGGTGGGCGAAAGACAGAGATTGTGGAAGTGACACCTAAAAGTAGCAATTCGCAACGAAAAGTTCCAATCACAAAAGCTTTAAGAAAAAAATTATTGGAACTTCAAAAAGTATCAACAAGTGATTACGTTATTTCAAATAAACATAAGGCTTTAGAACCACGTACAATCGCCTATCGTTTTCAAATTATTCGCAAAAAAATTGGCTTGGAAGGATTCTCCTTTCACTCTTTGAGACATACTTTCGCTACCCGATGTTTGGAGGCAGGAGGAAATATTGCAACAATCAGTTCTTTATTAGGGCATTCGTCAACCAAAATGACATTGGATTGTTACACAAATTCTTTTTTTACAGAAGAACGTCAATTAGTGGAGAAACTGGAATTTTTTTAG
- a CDS encoding response regulator transcription factor, protein MNIRMALIDDHRLVLEGLRNKLETVPEFDIIGAYTTVEEFLICIKYKNIDVVVMDLMLDGVHGFDLVKKIKGMANSDVKVILISGFYEEMLHKRALELGVKAFLRKETSYKELISTVINVYKGNHVIPDFLVSIEENPILSEIEIKIINLIVNEYTNEKISKELYVSRRTVESHVTNICRKLGVNSRIGAVREAIKLNLIN, encoded by the coding sequence ATGAATATCAGAATGGCACTAATTGATGACCATCGACTTGTACTAGAAGGGCTGCGTAATAAATTAGAAACAGTTCCAGAATTTGATATCATTGGAGCCTACACAACAGTAGAAGAATTTTTGATTTGTATTAAGTACAAGAATATAGATGTTGTAGTGATGGATCTGATGTTAGATGGTGTTCATGGATTTGATTTGGTAAAGAAAATAAAAGGTATGGCTAATAGTGATGTGAAAGTCATTTTGATTTCAGGTTTTTATGAAGAAATGCTCCACAAAAGAGCATTAGAATTAGGTGTAAAAGCATTTCTTCGTAAAGAGACAAGCTATAAAGAACTTATTAGTACAGTAATCAATGTCTATAAAGGAAATCATGTAATCCCAGATTTTCTAGTTTCAATAGAAGAAAATCCGATTTTAAGTGAAATAGAAATAAAAATTATCAACCTGATTGTCAATGAATATACAAATGAAAAGATTTCAAAAGAACTTTATGTAAGTCGAAGAACAGTTGAGTCTCATGTAACTAATATATGTAGAAAACTTGGAGTAAACAGTCGAATTGGTGCAGTTAGAGAAGCAATTAAATTGAATTTAATCAATTAA
- the serS gene encoding serine--tRNA ligase: protein MLDVKMIRQNFDEVQTKLKTRGVKEEVLVEFLRLDESRRNLLVKSEQLKKYRNDVSAEIAQLKRNKEDATDKIAEMKEVGGNIKAMDTEIEEIDDKLQEISTTLPNLPHDSVPVGADEEDNVEVRRWSEPRNFAFEPKPHWDVAENLDILDFERGAKVSGSRFVYYKGLGARLERALYNFMLDMHVYDHGYTEMMTPYIVNSNSMFGTGQFPKFKEDVFQLEGTDMTLIPTAEVPLTNYYNNEILDGQDLPIYFTALSPSFRSEAGSAGRDTRGLIRLHQFNKVEMVKFSDAEHSYEELEKMTANAEDILQKLNLPYRVMSLATGDMGFSAAKTYDLEVWIPAQNAYREISSCSNCEDFQARRAMIRYRDENDKVQYAHTLNGSGLAVGRTVAAILENYQNEDGTVTIPEVLVPYMGNLKLIK, encoded by the coding sequence ATGTTAGATGTAAAAATGATCCGTCAAAATTTTGATGAAGTACAAACAAAATTGAAAACCCGTGGTGTCAAAGAAGAGGTATTAGTAGAATTTTTGCGCTTGGACGAAAGCCGTCGTAACTTATTAGTGAAATCAGAACAACTGAAAAAATATCGTAATGATGTTTCGGCTGAGATCGCACAATTAAAACGAAATAAAGAAGATGCTACTGACAAAATCGCTGAAATGAAAGAAGTTGGCGGGAATATCAAAGCGATGGATACTGAAATTGAGGAAATTGATGACAAACTACAAGAGATTTCTACAACTTTACCCAACCTTCCTCATGATTCAGTACCTGTAGGCGCTGATGAAGAGGATAACGTTGAAGTTCGTCGTTGGAGCGAGCCAAGAAATTTCGCATTTGAACCAAAACCTCATTGGGACGTAGCCGAAAATTTAGACATTCTTGATTTCGAGCGTGGCGCAAAAGTATCTGGTAGTCGTTTTGTTTATTATAAAGGATTAGGTGCTAGACTTGAACGAGCATTATACAATTTTATGTTGGATATGCATGTTTACGATCATGGGTACACTGAAATGATGACGCCTTATATTGTAAATAGCAATTCTATGTTTGGAACTGGACAATTCCCTAAATTCAAGGAAGATGTTTTCCAATTAGAAGGCACTGATATGACGTTGATTCCAACTGCTGAAGTTCCTCTGACAAACTACTATAATAACGAGATCTTGGATGGTCAAGATTTACCGATCTACTTTACAGCTTTAAGCCCGTCTTTCCGTTCTGAAGCAGGCAGTGCTGGTCGCGATACACGAGGATTGATTCGTTTACATCAATTCAATAAAGTAGAAATGGTGAAATTCAGTGATGCAGAACATTCTTATGAAGAATTAGAAAAAATGACAGCAAATGCGGAAGATATTTTACAAAAGCTAAATCTTCCTTACCGTGTTATGTCATTAGCTACAGGAGATATGGGCTTCTCTGCTGCGAAAACCTATGACTTAGAAGTTTGGATTCCAGCACAAAATGCTTACCGCGAAATCAGCTCTTGCTCAAACTGCGAAGATTTCCAAGCTCGTCGTGCAATGATCCGCTACCGTGATGAAAATGACAAAGTTCAATATGCTCATACATTAAACGGTTCAGGTTTAGCAGTTGGCCGAACAGTTGCAGCTATTTTAGAAAATTATCAAAATGAAGATGGAACAGTGACGATTCCTGAAGTTTTAGTACCCTATATGGGCAATTTAAAACTGATTAAATAA
- a CDS encoding DUF1129 domain-containing protein, whose translation MESEALRAIVSENRELEQKLTKRNEQYIFDLKKSLVAANLSEEAQTLALHEILPHLVEGQKSGKTARQLFGTVAERTESILNKPEELPESTPMLMWLDNTLLLFGVMTIMFSVMMMWSKGKSQPLGLLTLVLASMAGGYVFYLMYKYVYQYDRPGVDKSKRPGWFKTGLILVGAMLLWLVVFAGSAMLPPIINPVFDPVVVIIIGGLALGTRYLLKKKYNMRSSLAR comes from the coding sequence ATGGAATCAGAAGCACTTCGAGCTATTGTTTCAGAAAATCGTGAACTTGAACAAAAATTAACAAAGAGAAATGAACAGTACATCTTTGACTTAAAAAAATCATTAGTTGCTGCTAATCTTTCAGAAGAAGCACAGACACTTGCTTTACATGAAATTCTACCTCATTTAGTAGAAGGTCAAAAAAGTGGGAAAACTGCGCGTCAGCTTTTCGGAACAGTGGCTGAACGTACGGAGTCTATTTTAAATAAACCAGAAGAATTACCAGAATCAACACCTATGTTGATGTGGCTAGATAATACATTACTATTATTTGGTGTAATGACGATCATGTTCTCAGTTATGATGATGTGGTCTAAAGGTAAATCACAACCGTTGGGATTACTAACATTGGTGTTAGCCTCAATGGCTGGTGGGTATGTATTTTATCTGATGTATAAATATGTTTATCAATATGATCGTCCAGGTGTGGATAAATCAAAACGTCCTGGTTGGTTCAAAACTGGTTTGATTTTAGTTGGGGCAATGCTTTTATGGCTTGTTGTCTTTGCGGGTTCCGCAATGTTGCCACCGATCATTAATCCTGTCTTTGATCCAGTTGTTGTTATCATTATTGGTGGGCTTGCTTTAGGTACCCGTTACTTATTAAAGAAAAAATACAATATGCGGAGCAGTTTAGCACGCTAA
- a CDS encoding helix-turn-helix domain-containing protein, with translation MRKFDLLEKLEVYQIDLLIYLSTVGGTATKKELLHHLEIGEYFLAKLIDSLTVSAKKANNRFSIDISKHTITVQTKPEYSLHTLYNELIVHAPMYRILEELLLFGSIDTSRLCEKIGISYSTYFRKINELNKLLAEFDLSIQNGYLLGSELQIRFFYVSLYSVTDPKQQLKIPNIDPRIYETVNTVQQILGSPLSNYARKKLIIYLSLLKRRNAQKKIPIYSEQEPFFSNKSDIPSQKRFLNALKKTHLFKKVNQALGSFLVYYSFKMLPSETILLLLFMLGEEIIPANSHCLKELDLIERYSSFFIRTLNQEFLDFMKKKHSNAHLTSTHNSTLHYYLNSSGYHHLLFKGHIDYYWDSNDPQWETVKYSETVYHFVDYLKEKYPKLFVDAIHDSALIKKYAHAIRFYEECTKTKISVGIFIEGDFLRKRKATNWWIKYVELTAFAHAEPLVNNKLYDLVISNVDCSYLKKYGKSFFFMTNYHEKNDIADLGRLLFDIYSSHAKL, from the coding sequence ATGAGAAAATTTGACTTACTAGAAAAGTTGGAAGTTTATCAAATTGACTTATTGATCTACCTAAGTACTGTTGGGGGTACCGCAACAAAAAAAGAACTTTTACATCATTTAGAGATAGGTGAATATTTTTTAGCAAAACTGATTGACAGCTTAACAGTATCCGCAAAAAAAGCGAATAATCGTTTTTCCATTGACATAAGCAAGCATACTATCACCGTTCAAACAAAACCAGAATATTCTCTTCATACGCTATATAATGAACTAATCGTTCATGCACCAATGTATAGAATTTTAGAAGAATTATTGCTTTTTGGCAGTATCGACACCTCTCGTCTATGTGAAAAAATTGGGATTAGTTATTCAACCTACTTCAGAAAAATCAATGAATTGAATAAATTATTAGCTGAATTTGATTTATCCATCCAAAATGGTTATCTGCTTGGTTCTGAGCTACAAATTCGTTTTTTTTACGTTTCTCTTTATTCGGTCACAGATCCTAAACAGCAGCTAAAAATCCCTAATATCGATCCTCGAATTTATGAAACAGTCAATACTGTTCAGCAGATTTTAGGCAGTCCTCTTTCAAACTATGCTCGAAAAAAACTTATCATCTACTTAAGCCTATTGAAAAGAAGAAATGCTCAAAAAAAAATACCGATTTATAGTGAACAAGAACCTTTTTTCAGTAATAAATCAGACATCCCTAGCCAAAAAAGATTTTTGAATGCCTTAAAAAAAACGCATTTGTTTAAAAAAGTCAATCAAGCACTTGGATCGTTCTTAGTTTACTATTCCTTTAAAATGCTTCCTAGTGAAACTATCTTACTGCTGCTCTTCATGCTAGGTGAAGAAATCATCCCTGCTAATTCTCACTGTTTAAAAGAGCTTGACTTAATTGAAAGATACAGTAGTTTTTTTATCCGGACTTTGAATCAAGAATTCTTAGATTTTATGAAAAAAAAACACTCAAATGCACACTTGACTTCTACTCACAATTCTACCCTTCATTACTATCTAAATTCTAGCGGCTATCACCATTTACTATTCAAAGGTCATATTGATTATTATTGGGATTCCAATGATCCTCAATGGGAAACAGTGAAATACTCTGAAACTGTCTATCACTTTGTTGATTATCTAAAAGAAAAATACCCAAAATTGTTTGTCGATGCTATTCATGATTCTGCTCTTATTAAAAAATACGCACATGCGATTCGTTTTTATGAAGAGTGTACCAAAACTAAAATTTCTGTTGGCATCTTTATTGAGGGTGATTTTCTCCGCAAAAGAAAAGCTACGAATTGGTGGATAAAATATGTCGAATTGACTGCTTTTGCGCATGCAGAACCGTTAGTTAACAACAAACTCTATGATTTAGTTATCAGTAATGTAGATTGCTCCTATTTAAAAAAATACGGAAAATCTTTTTTCTTTATGACAAACTATCATGAAAAAAACGATATTGCTGATTTGGGTCGGCTACTGTTTGATATCTATTCCTCTCACGCTAAATTGTGA